Proteins encoded together in one Thermophilibacter immobilis window:
- a CDS encoding MurR/RpiR family transcriptional regulator encodes MNGRGLIYLLKEHKQFASPAERNVIDYVQSNPREASMQSIQSLAEATYTSPSTVVRLCRKLGCDGYKEFRRELIYELALAPEGQDVSLEGIVEGDGPEQIVRKVAGSCKKSIELTVRLVSNETLTTCVESILSARVVDFFGIGSSLLVAHDFEMKLMRINKECHVYDDWHSQLLCAKNTGEGALGVAISYSGLTSETIECARVAHERGAEVIAITRFCADSPLVKYADAVVYTAANEPLVRSGAMASRMSQLMVVDMLYAMCVMRNREHNVSLLRQNYIEKRPPKGRAGEE; translated from the coding sequence AGCGCAACGTCATCGACTACGTTCAGAGCAATCCGCGCGAGGCGTCCATGCAGAGCATCCAGTCCCTTGCCGAGGCAACGTACACCTCGCCCTCCACAGTGGTCCGCCTCTGCCGCAAGCTCGGATGCGACGGCTACAAGGAGTTCAGGAGAGAGCTCATCTACGAGCTTGCCCTGGCCCCTGAGGGGCAAGACGTCTCTCTCGAGGGGATTGTCGAGGGAGATGGTCCCGAGCAAATCGTAAGAAAAGTGGCGGGCAGCTGTAAGAAGTCAATCGAGCTCACTGTGCGTCTGGTCTCAAACGAGACGCTCACTACCTGCGTAGAGTCCATACTGTCCGCGCGTGTGGTCGACTTCTTTGGCATCGGATCGTCCCTCCTCGTGGCGCATGACTTCGAGATGAAGCTCATGCGCATTAACAAGGAGTGTCACGTGTACGATGACTGGCATAGCCAGCTGCTCTGCGCCAAGAACACAGGTGAGGGAGCCCTCGGGGTCGCGATCAGCTACTCGGGCCTCACCAGTGAGACGATCGAATGCGCGCGCGTTGCGCACGAGCGGGGCGCGGAGGTCATTGCGATCACGCGCTTCTGCGCAGATTCACCGCTGGTCAAATACGCGGATGCCGTCGTCTATACGGCTGCGAACGAGCCCCTTGTTCGCAGCGGGGCCATGGCGTCAAGGATGTCGCAGCTCATGGTCGTGGACATGCTCTACGCCATGTGCGTCATGAGGAATCGAGAGCATAACGTATCCCTCCTGCGCCAGAACTACATAGAGAAACGTCCGCCAAAGGGGCGGGCCGGAGAAGAGTAA
- the murQ gene encoding N-acetylmuramic acid 6-phosphate etherase translates to MLDLTKLSTEARNPATMDLDQMTPLEIARVMNAEDAKAVDSITGVLPQVATAIEWATKALCAGGRIIYMGAGTSGRLGVLDAAECPPTFGVSPDLVVGLIAGGPKALVTAVEGAEDDAPMGARDLGGLDLAEKDVVIGLAASGRTPYVVGGLRLARQMGCKTVAIACSSDSTIGKEAELAIEVAPGPEVLTGSTRLKAGTVQKLILNMISTGSMVRAGKAYQNLMVDVQATNQKLVTRAQNIVMQACDCTRERAIEALEQADGQVKTAIVSVLLGCSSARARARLDDAHGHVRAAIG, encoded by the coding sequence GTGCTAGACCTCACCAAGCTATCCACCGAAGCCCGTAATCCGGCGACCATGGATCTCGATCAGATGACGCCTCTTGAGATTGCCCGCGTGATGAACGCGGAGGATGCCAAGGCCGTCGACTCCATCACGGGGGTGTTGCCCCAGGTGGCCACCGCGATTGAGTGGGCCACCAAGGCGCTCTGCGCAGGGGGGCGGATCATCTACATGGGAGCGGGGACAAGCGGAAGACTCGGCGTGCTCGACGCAGCCGAGTGTCCGCCCACCTTTGGGGTCTCCCCGGACCTTGTCGTCGGCCTTATTGCCGGAGGACCCAAGGCCCTCGTGACGGCGGTGGAGGGGGCAGAGGATGACGCCCCGATGGGGGCGCGTGACCTCGGGGGCCTAGACCTTGCTGAGAAGGATGTCGTGATTGGCCTTGCCGCGAGCGGAAGGACGCCCTATGTGGTGGGCGGCTTGCGCCTGGCGCGCCAGATGGGTTGCAAGACCGTCGCCATTGCCTGCAGCAGCGACTCCACCATTGGCAAGGAGGCGGAGCTCGCCATTGAGGTGGCCCCGGGGCCCGAGGTTCTCACGGGCTCAACGCGGCTCAAGGCAGGAACGGTGCAGAAGCTCATCCTCAATATGATTTCGACGGGCAGCATGGTCCGTGCGGGCAAGGCCTATCAGAACCTGATGGTGGACGTGCAGGCCACCAACCAGAAGCTGGTCACGCGTGCCCAGAATATTGTGATGCAGGCGTGTGACTGTACGCGCGAGAGGGCAATCGAGGCGCTCGAGCAGGCGGATGGCCAGGTGAAGACAGCCATCGTCTCCGTGCTGCTGGGTTGCAGCTCCGCCCGGGCCCGAGCACGCCTGGACGATGCCCACGGTCACGTGCGGGCAGCCATTGGGTAA
- a CDS encoding PTS transporter subunit EIIC, translating into MTDKELSEQLLVLLGGRENITANAACMTRLRVGVVDMSRVNVDAIKELDGVMGVVIDETMQIVLGPGKVNKVLEEFSQLTGIPKGMSDEDASSAAAENKAAQKAKYSQKPVQAFLKKIANIFVALLPGIIAAGLINGICNVINVTSGNAFAGVWWYQGIRSMGWALFAYLPILVGYNAAREFGGSASLGGIAGMMCIANAAMPLLAAGAADPEKAILLPLTNAVYNPAAGGMIAALIAGAFFAFIEKKIRKVMPNILDTFITPLLVLIVGSFAMILVIQPVGAWLTQGIFFVLQFVYDKMGVIGGYILSAGFLPLVSVGLHQALTPIHALLNDPTGPTQGVNYLLPILMMAGGGQVGAGFALYSKSKNKKLKKFVAESIPVGILGVGEPMMYAVTLPLVRPFVTACLGAGFGGILASLFHIGTVSQGVSGLFGLLIVVPGQQLTYVIAMLVAYLGGFVLTWFFGVDEKRINEFYGE; encoded by the coding sequence ATGACCGACAAGGAACTCAGCGAGCAACTTCTTGTGCTGCTCGGGGGGAGGGAAAACATCACGGCCAACGCGGCATGCATGACTCGTCTTCGCGTGGGCGTGGTGGACATGAGCAGGGTAAACGTCGACGCGATAAAGGAGCTCGACGGCGTCATGGGAGTCGTCATCGACGAGACGATGCAGATCGTGCTCGGTCCTGGCAAGGTGAACAAGGTGCTCGAGGAGTTCTCCCAGCTCACCGGCATTCCCAAGGGTATGTCTGACGAGGACGCCTCCTCTGCGGCCGCCGAGAATAAGGCCGCGCAGAAGGCGAAGTACAGCCAGAAGCCCGTGCAGGCCTTCCTCAAGAAGATCGCCAACATCTTTGTGGCGCTTCTCCCCGGCATTATCGCAGCCGGCCTCATCAATGGCATCTGCAATGTTATCAACGTCACCTCGGGTAATGCGTTTGCTGGCGTGTGGTGGTACCAGGGAATTCGCTCCATGGGCTGGGCGCTGTTTGCCTATCTTCCCATTCTGGTTGGCTACAATGCCGCCCGTGAGTTCGGAGGGTCCGCGTCGCTCGGCGGCATTGCTGGCATGATGTGCATCGCAAACGCGGCCATGCCCCTTCTGGCCGCCGGCGCGGCAGACCCCGAGAAGGCCATCCTCCTGCCGCTTACCAACGCGGTGTACAACCCCGCGGCAGGCGGCATGATTGCTGCCCTCATCGCTGGCGCGTTCTTTGCGTTTATCGAGAAGAAGATTCGTAAGGTGATGCCCAATATTCTCGACACCTTTATTACCCCTCTGCTCGTACTTATCGTTGGCTCCTTTGCGATGATTCTTGTCATCCAGCCCGTGGGTGCCTGGCTTACCCAGGGCATCTTCTTCGTGCTCCAGTTCGTGTATGACAAGATGGGTGTGATTGGCGGCTACATCTTGTCCGCAGGCTTCCTGCCGCTGGTCTCGGTGGGTCTGCACCAGGCGCTCACGCCCATTCATGCCCTCCTGAATGATCCTACCGGCCCTACGCAAGGCGTTAACTACCTCCTGCCCATCCTCATGATGGCGGGCGGCGGACAGGTGGGCGCTGGCTTCGCGCTCTACTCCAAGTCGAAGAACAAGAAGCTCAAGAAGTTCGTGGCGGAGTCCATCCCCGTTGGCATCCTGGGCGTGGGCGAGCCCATGATGTATGCGGTGACGCTACCGCTCGTTCGTCCCTTCGTGACCGCGTGTCTCGGCGCGGGATTCGGCGGCATCCTCGCGTCCCTGTTCCATATCGGAACCGTGTCCCAGGGCGTCTCAGGTCTCTTTGGCCTTCTCATTGTGGTGCCCGGTCAGCAGCTGACATATGTCATTGCCATGCTTGTGGCCTACCTGGGCGGCTTTGTCCTCACCTGGTTCTTTGGCGTGGATGAGAAGCGTATCAACGAGTTCTATGGTGAGTAG
- a CDS encoding MupG family TIM beta-alpha barrel fold protein, producing MQTGISLYLGSDLEVNERVIACARRAHVSYAFTSLHIPEESGVDYGRGVRHLLGLLDAADISLIADVGPDTCEKLGCSRIEDLAEMGVTHVRLDYGFDPQQTAQLSRTFHIVCNASTVSAQEVSVWRESGADLTRFAACHNYYPKRWTGLDLADVRRMNRRLAAYGFETIGFVPGNKTMRGPLFEGLPTVEGQRNQRDRIAVNALELALDGGCDIVIVGDVDLTDSGWDQLGQLSRGFVDVGCTLESGYEYLRGQVHHDRVDSSPWVFRSPESRTTLRPERALAPDATAGAPRSVGSIAVSNSAYLRYEGELEIARRDLLGDVRTNVVGQVDAEDLDLLSYVREGFGLRLI from the coding sequence ATGCAGACGGGTATCTCGCTTTATCTGGGGAGTGACCTTGAGGTAAACGAGCGAGTTATCGCGTGCGCGCGCAGGGCGCACGTGAGCTATGCGTTCACTTCGCTGCATATTCCCGAGGAGTCTGGCGTCGACTACGGACGTGGCGTCCGCCATCTGCTGGGACTACTTGATGCAGCAGATATCTCGCTGATTGCAGACGTTGGTCCGGATACCTGCGAGAAGCTTGGCTGTTCGCGCATCGAGGATCTGGCTGAGATGGGTGTCACGCATGTGCGTCTTGACTACGGCTTTGACCCGCAACAGACAGCCCAGCTCTCAAGAACCTTCCATATTGTATGTAATGCGTCGACTGTGTCCGCACAGGAAGTCTCTGTTTGGCGCGAGTCAGGCGCTGATCTCACCCGCTTTGCCGCTTGTCACAACTACTATCCCAAGCGCTGGACGGGACTTGATTTGGCAGACGTGCGACGCATGAATCGACGCCTTGCGGCCTATGGGTTTGAGACCATTGGCTTCGTACCGGGAAACAAGACGATGCGCGGGCCGCTCTTCGAGGGGCTTCCTACGGTTGAGGGACAGCGCAACCAGAGGGACAGGATTGCCGTCAATGCCCTTGAGCTTGCGCTCGACGGTGGGTGTGACATCGTAATCGTGGGGGACGTAGACCTGACCGACTCCGGCTGGGACCAGCTGGGACAGCTTTCCAGGGGCTTCGTGGATGTGGGGTGTACGCTGGAATCCGGTTACGAATACCTTCGCGGCCAGGTGCATCACGACCGAGTTGACTCGAGCCCCTGGGTGTTTCGCTCTCCTGAGTCAAGGACGACCCTTCGCCCCGAGAGGGCTCTTGCGCCTGACGCAACAGCCGGTGCCCCACGATCCGTGGGGAGCATTGCGGTGTCGAACAGTGCGTATCTGCGCTATGAAGGCGAGCTCGAAATTGCGCGCCGAGATCTGCTGGGAGATGTGCGCACGAACGTGGTGGGGCAGGTTGACGCAGAGGACTTGGACTTGCTTTCGTATGTACGCGAGGGGTTTGGGCTTCGGCTCATATGA
- the clpB gene encoding ATP-dependent chaperone ClpB, protein MRIDKWAVTAQEALQSALGVAADAEAGQLRPIHLLKALLSSGEHNLSAIIERVGADPAAIEQQVDQAMANQPKVSGGNEQMGVSNELVRVGNAAEKLATKMGDSYVTSEHLLCALADDKSDAGSILKSAGVTGKRVESAYDDLRGDEHVTSQDSKPEFEALEKYGRNVTDLARQNKLDPVIGRVEEIRRTIQVLSRRTKNNPVLIGEPGVGKTAIVEGLAQRIVSGDVPTTLRDKDLVELDMSALVAGAKYRGEFEDRLKSVLKEIEKANGQIILFIDELHTIVGAGATEGSMDAGNILKPALARGTLHAIGATTLDEYRKYIEKDAALARRFQTVLVSEPTVEDTVSILRGLKERYEQHHRVRIMDSALVSAADLSNRYISDRFLPDKAIDLVDEAASRLRMELDSMPADIDAVDRQLTQMQIEEQALMKEEDTASKERLATLRGEIATTREKLDSMKANWQNEKSAIDRVQDLKSKIEDAKAEMERVTRSGDLARASELRYSTIPGLQRDYDEAEKALSAKQEAGGLLKEEVTSEEIAEVVSAWTGVPVSKMMQGEMDKLKNLEDELHHRVVGQDEAVSAVAAAVRRSRAGLSDPDRPIGSFFFLGPTGVGKTELAKALAECLFDDERSLVRIDMSEYMEKFSVQRLIGAPPGYVGYDEGGQLTEAVRRHPYSVILLDEMEKAHPDVFNILLQVLDDGRLTDGQGRVVSFKNTIIIMTSNVGSQFIAAANATSDPEEVQRQVNEALRQTFKPEFLNRIDDVVVFHPLGLSDIEQIVDIQLRDVRERLARDRIQLELTPSAVQSLALDGLDPVYGARPLKRLIQRQVVDNVANLIIDGKLAEGDVVRVDVGDDDRLFAARDDAASEKRRFKEDPAASEDVPLEPDALE, encoded by the coding sequence ATGAGGATAGACAAGTGGGCCGTCACGGCTCAGGAGGCGCTGCAGTCGGCGCTCGGCGTTGCCGCCGACGCTGAGGCGGGTCAGCTGCGGCCCATTCACCTGCTCAAGGCCCTGCTCAGCTCCGGCGAGCACAATCTGTCCGCCATCATTGAGCGCGTTGGGGCGGATCCCGCGGCTATCGAGCAGCAGGTCGATCAGGCTATGGCTAACCAGCCCAAGGTCAGTGGCGGCAACGAGCAGATGGGCGTGAGCAATGAGCTTGTGCGCGTGGGCAACGCGGCCGAGAAGCTCGCCACCAAGATGGGCGACTCCTACGTCACCTCCGAGCACCTGCTCTGCGCGCTCGCAGACGACAAGTCCGATGCCGGCAGCATTCTCAAGTCCGCTGGCGTCACGGGCAAGCGCGTCGAGAGCGCTTACGACGACCTGCGCGGAGACGAGCACGTGACCAGCCAGGACTCCAAGCCCGAGTTCGAGGCCCTCGAGAAGTACGGTCGCAACGTGACCGACCTTGCGCGCCAGAACAAGCTCGACCCGGTTATCGGCCGCGTCGAGGAGATTCGCCGTACCATCCAGGTGCTCTCGCGTCGCACCAAGAACAACCCCGTTCTTATCGGCGAGCCGGGCGTGGGCAAGACAGCCATCGTTGAGGGCCTGGCCCAGCGCATCGTCTCCGGCGACGTGCCCACCACCCTGCGCGACAAGGACCTCGTTGAGCTGGATATGTCCGCGCTCGTGGCCGGTGCCAAGTACCGCGGCGAGTTCGAGGACCGACTCAAGTCCGTGCTCAAGGAGATTGAGAAGGCCAACGGCCAGATCATCCTCTTCATCGACGAGCTCCACACCATCGTAGGTGCGGGCGCGACCGAGGGCTCCATGGACGCGGGCAACATTTTGAAGCCCGCCCTGGCCCGCGGCACGCTGCACGCCATCGGTGCCACCACGCTTGATGAATATCGCAAGTACATAGAGAAGGACGCCGCGCTGGCCCGCCGCTTCCAGACGGTTCTGGTCTCGGAGCCCACGGTTGAGGACACCGTCTCCATCCTGCGTGGCCTCAAGGAGCGCTACGAGCAGCACCACCGCGTGCGCATCATGGACTCCGCGCTCGTCTCGGCGGCCGACCTCTCCAACCGCTACATATCCGACCGCTTCCTGCCCGACAAGGCCATCGACCTCGTGGACGAGGCCGCGAGCCGCCTGCGCATGGAGCTCGACTCCATGCCTGCGGACATTGACGCTGTCGACCGCCAGCTCACCCAGATGCAGATTGAGGAGCAGGCCCTCATGAAGGAGGAGGACACGGCTTCCAAGGAGCGCCTCGCGACCCTGCGCGGCGAGATTGCCACCACGCGCGAGAAGCTCGACAGCATGAAGGCCAACTGGCAAAACGAGAAGAGCGCGATCGATCGCGTGCAGGACCTCAAGTCCAAGATTGAGGACGCCAAGGCCGAGATGGAGCGGGTGACGCGCTCGGGTGACCTCGCGCGCGCCTCCGAGCTGCGCTATTCCACGATTCCCGGTCTTCAGCGCGACTACGACGAGGCGGAGAAGGCGCTCAGCGCCAAGCAGGAGGCGGGCGGGCTTCTCAAGGAGGAGGTAACCTCCGAGGAGATTGCCGAGGTCGTCTCCGCGTGGACGGGCGTGCCCGTTTCCAAGATGATGCAGGGCGAGATGGACAAGCTCAAGAACCTGGAGGATGAGCTGCACCATCGCGTGGTGGGCCAGGACGAGGCCGTCTCGGCCGTTGCCGCCGCCGTGCGCCGCAGCCGCGCGGGGCTCTCTGACCCCGATCGACCCATCGGCAGCTTCTTCTTCCTGGGCCCCACCGGCGTGGGCAAGACCGAGCTCGCCAAGGCGCTCGCTGAGTGCCTGTTCGATGACGAGCGCTCGCTCGTGCGCATCGACATGTCCGAGTACATGGAGAAGTTCAGCGTCCAGCGCCTCATCGGCGCGCCTCCCGGATACGTGGGCTACGACGAGGGGGGCCAGCTCACCGAGGCCGTGCGACGCCATCCTTACTCCGTCATCCTGCTCGACGAGATGGAGAAGGCCCATCCCGATGTCTTTAACATCCTTCTTCAGGTGCTCGACGACGGGCGTCTTACAGATGGCCAGGGTCGCGTCGTGAGCTTCAAGAACACGATCATCATCATGACGTCCAACGTGGGCAGCCAGTTCATCGCTGCCGCCAATGCGACGAGCGACCCCGAGGAGGTCCAGCGCCAGGTCAACGAGGCGCTGCGTCAGACCTTCAAGCCGGAGTTCCTCAACCGCATCGATGACGTCGTGGTCTTCCATCCGCTTGGCCTGTCCGACATCGAGCAGATCGTGGACATCCAGCTACGCGACGTGCGCGAGCGTCTTGCGCGTGACCGCATTCAGCTCGAGCTCACGCCTTCTGCAGTGCAGTCTTTGGCACTCGACGGTCTTGATCCGGTCTACGGTGCTCGCCCGCTCAAGCGCCTCATTCAGCGCCAGGTGGTGGACAACGTGGCTAACCTTATCATCGACGGCAAGCTTGCCGAGGGTGATGTGGTCCGCGTGGACGTGGGGGACGACGACCGTCTGTTTGCCGCGCGCGACGATGCGGCCTCCGAGAAGAGGCGCTTCAAGGAGGATCCTGCCGCGTCCGAGGACGTTCCGCTTGAGCCGGACGCGCTGGAGTAA
- a CDS encoding TIM-barrel domain-containing protein, with product MKRKHVQKVARGGVGLSLALSLVANVVLPTAALAAKSPGIADVGTQSVGGSLTSVEGVTQDDTDANVVYVTFNDGIMGKITFLEDGIFRYNVDPSGAFSEYATPRQASQTARIQQYPDKSDEYSHPATSIANAGDAFTVSAGDTTISFDKDTALMSVSVGDKTVMSESAPLSLSAGSTVQTLTENNGENFFGGGTQNGRFVHTGNSINIANEASWVDEGVSSPNPFYWTSNGYGVLRNTFQDGTYDFGKTSSGAVTTTHKENELDAYYFVTSDTGSSAVTQDMLQDFYKVTGNPVLLPEYAFYLGHLNAYNRDSWSTDNSSGGKAWTIKEGEPSTSAGTTTYEKNMQGDAPVASGLSIETLNGHGPTVSGDKLEGVNFSREFSAQAVIDRYADNDMPLGWFLPNDGYGAGYGQNGYFMTGGVNADGTSSSERLAAVAANVDNLAEFTDYANKHGVSTGLWTQSYLVPDSNSGTMWQRLRDFDAEVKVGGVTTLKTDVAWVGAGYSMELSGVKQAYDIVTTGVNARPNIITLCGWAGTQRFGAIWTGDQTGGNWEYIRFHIPTYIGQSLAGNPNIGSDMDGIFGGSALIATRDQEWKTFTPLMLDMA from the coding sequence ATGAAAAGAAAGCATGTACAGAAAGTCGCGCGAGGAGGGGTTGGTCTCAGCCTGGCCCTCTCACTCGTCGCTAATGTAGTACTGCCCACAGCGGCGCTCGCGGCCAAGTCCCCAGGCATCGCAGATGTTGGTACGCAGAGCGTCGGAGGATCACTGACCTCGGTGGAGGGCGTCACTCAAGACGACACCGACGCCAACGTTGTCTACGTCACCTTCAATGACGGCATTATGGGGAAGATCACCTTTCTCGAGGACGGCATCTTCCGCTACAACGTGGATCCCTCGGGCGCGTTCTCCGAGTACGCCACGCCGCGTCAGGCGAGCCAGACCGCCAGGATTCAGCAGTACCCGGACAAGTCGGACGAGTACAGCCATCCCGCGACCAGCATCGCGAACGCGGGCGACGCGTTCACGGTCTCCGCGGGCGACACCACGATCTCCTTCGACAAGGACACGGCGCTCATGAGCGTTTCGGTGGGCGACAAGACCGTCATGAGCGAGTCCGCGCCCCTCTCGCTCAGCGCGGGCTCCACGGTGCAGACCCTCACGGAGAACAACGGCGAGAACTTCTTTGGCGGCGGAACCCAGAACGGTCGCTTCGTCCACACGGGCAATAGCATTAACATCGCGAACGAGGCCAGCTGGGTCGACGAGGGCGTCTCCAGCCCCAACCCGTTCTACTGGACGTCCAACGGCTACGGCGTTTTGCGCAACACGTTCCAAGACGGAACGTACGACTTCGGCAAGACCTCCTCGGGCGCCGTCACCACGACGCACAAGGAGAACGAGCTCGACGCCTACTACTTCGTGACAAGCGATACGGGCAGCTCTGCCGTGACTCAGGACATGCTCCAGGATTTCTACAAGGTCACCGGCAACCCGGTCCTGCTCCCGGAGTACGCCTTCTACCTCGGTCACCTCAACGCCTACAACCGCGACTCCTGGAGCACCGACAACTCCTCCGGAGGCAAGGCGTGGACCATCAAGGAGGGGGAGCCCTCCACGAGCGCGGGCACCACTACCTACGAGAAGAACATGCAGGGCGACGCGCCCGTCGCCTCAGGCCTGAGCATTGAGACGCTTAACGGCCACGGCCCCACCGTCTCCGGGGACAAGCTCGAAGGCGTCAACTTCAGTCGTGAGTTCTCCGCGCAGGCGGTCATCGACCGCTATGCGGACAACGACATGCCGCTCGGGTGGTTCCTTCCAAACGACGGTTACGGTGCCGGTTATGGCCAGAACGGCTACTTCATGACCGGCGGTGTGAACGCGGACGGCACGAGCTCCTCTGAGCGTCTCGCCGCCGTGGCCGCCAACGTGGACAACCTCGCGGAGTTCACGGACTACGCTAACAAGCACGGCGTGAGCACGGGCCTCTGGACCCAGTCCTACCTCGTGCCCGACTCCAACTCCGGCACCATGTGGCAGCGCCTGCGCGACTTCGACGCCGAGGTCAAGGTCGGCGGCGTTACCACGCTCAAGACCGACGTGGCCTGGGTCGGCGCCGGCTACTCCATGGAGCTCAGCGGCGTCAAGCAGGCCTATGACATCGTGACCACGGGCGTGAACGCGCGACCGAACATCATCACCCTGTGCGGCTGGGCCGGCACGCAGCGCTTCGGCGCCATCTGGACTGGTGACCAGACGGGCGGCAACTGGGAGTACATCCGCTTCCACATCCCGACCTACATTGGCCAGAGCCTGGCGGGTAACCCCAACATCGGCTCGGACATGGACGGCATCTTTGGCGGCTCAGCCCTTATCGCCACGCGCGACCAGGAGTGGAAGACGTTCACTCCGCTCATGCTCGACATGGCTTGA
- a CDS encoding SemiSWEET family transporter, with protein MKAMLVGRIASIMSILMYVSYIPQIINNLHGQYGNPMQPLVASINSSFWCSYALLQKYKDWPVFIANVPGIIFGLITFVTALH; from the coding sequence ATGAAAGCCATGCTTGTCGGCCGGATTGCCAGCATCATGTCAATTCTGATGTACGTCTCATATATTCCGCAGATCATCAACAACTTGCACGGCCAATATGGCAATCCCATGCAGCCGCTGGTTGCCTCCATCAACAGCTCCTTTTGGTGCAGCTACGCCCTTTTGCAGAAGTACAAGGACTGGCCGGTCTTTATTGCCAATGTCCCTGGCATTATCTTCGGCCTGATCACTTTTGTAACTGCCTTGCACTAA
- a CDS encoding Crp/Fnr family transcriptional regulator — MQHICVSLVPLFVDLPEKDQLKINSLASHRRYQKGETIFQPGDEKLQIVARGNMKVYQLSASGREQLLRVAQPGDYEGEKQLFGLENDSFFGQAMENTEICSLSKADFNRVLLENPQLSLKLLELSTQKLLATERQTQFLAMKRVEERLASYLLDLAKVAGSDQVQLSMKMKDIALYLGTTPETLSRKFKLLEKMGYLKRTGKQVKILDEDGLLDL; from the coding sequence ATGCAGCATATATGTGTCAGCCTGGTTCCCTTATTCGTGGACCTGCCAGAAAAAGACCAGCTTAAGATCAATTCCCTGGCCAGCCACCGGCGCTATCAAAAAGGTGAGACGATTTTTCAGCCAGGGGATGAAAAGCTGCAGATCGTGGCCCGGGGAAACATGAAGGTTTACCAGCTGTCCGCCAGCGGCCGCGAGCAGCTGCTCCGGGTTGCCCAGCCGGGTGACTATGAAGGGGAAAAGCAGCTTTTTGGCCTGGAAAACGACAGCTTCTTCGGCCAGGCCATGGAGAATACGGAAATCTGCAGCTTGAGCAAGGCCGACTTCAACCGGGTCCTCCTAGAAAATCCCCAGCTCTCCCTCAAACTGCTGGAACTCAGCACCCAGAAGCTGCTGGCCACGGAAAGACAGACCCAGTTCCTGGCCATGAAGCGGGTCGAAGAAAGGCTGGCCAGCTACCTGCTCGACTTGGCTAAAGTGGCTGGAAGCGACCAGGTCCAGCTGTCCATGAAGATGAAAGATATCGCCCTCTACTTGGGAACTACTCCCGAAACCCTCTCCCGCAAATTCAAACTCCTCGAAAAAATGGGCTATCTGAAAAGGACAGGCAAGCAGGTGAAAATCCTTGATGAAGATGGCCTGCTGGACTTGTAA
- a CDS encoding iron-sulfur cluster repair di-iron protein, ric, producing MMIKEFFTKNDEMLDLYTQAITKAHGAHHPEVFEVRKVYEDIQKKVKAGQEDLTADFSKLRSLTADYAIPADACGAMTKTYQTLEEFDHLVQG from the coding sequence ATGATGATCAAGGAATTTTTTACCAAGAACGATGAAATGTTAGACTTATATACGCAGGCAATTACCAAGGCCCACGGCGCCCACCACCCGGAAGTCTTTGAAGTCCGCAAGGTTTATGAAGACATCCAAAAGAAGGTGAAAGCCGGCCAGGAAGACTTGACTGCCGACTTCAGCAAGCTGCGGTCCTTGACCGCGGATTACGCCATTCCGGCCGACGCCTGCGGGGCGATGACTAAGACCTATCAGACCCTGGAAGAATTCGACCACTTGGTCCAGGGCTAA
- a CDS encoding heavy-metal-associated domain-containing protein codes for MQKAILQLETLACPTCMQKIAGAIANVDGVEKTSVKVLFNASKAKANFDPEKTNLDTITQAVKNIGYDVLKASAK; via the coding sequence ATGCAAAAAGCAATTTTACAACTTGAAACATTAGCCTGCCCGACCTGCATGCAGAAGATCGCGGGGGCCATCGCCAATGTCGACGGGGTTGAAAAGACCAGCGTCAAGGTCCTCTTCAACGCAAGCAAGGCCAAGGCCAACTTCGACCCGGAAAAAACCAATTTGGACACGATCACTCAAGCCGTGAAGAATATCGGCTATGACGTCTTGAAGGCCAGCGCTAAATAA